Within the candidate division WOR-3 bacterium genome, the region CAGCGCTGGTCGAGTGCAGTTGAAGCTTTTCGGAAGGCGATTGCGATGCGACCTGGATACGTCGAGGCTTACAACAATCTGGGGTTGGTGCTCCACCGTTCCGGCTCCAGCGGGGACGCAGTTGCCATGCTGCGGAAGGCAATCGAACTAGAGCCAAGCTATGCCCAGGCCTATTTCAATCTCGGCACAATCTATATGGAGAAGGCTCGATATGATGAGGCCGTGGCCAATTATCACG harbors:
- a CDS encoding tetratricopeptide repeat protein, giving the protein QRWSSAVEAFRKAIAMRPGYVEAYNNLGLVLHRSGSSGDAVAMLRKAIELEPSYAQAYFNLGTIYMEKARYDEAVANYHEATRLQPDFVQAYYNMGQAEYCRGRLNAAINCYRKAVQINPKHYGAWHNLGIAYRDKGLTDKAVEALEKAVALNPNLMR